In the genome of Kallotenue papyrolyticum, the window GCGTGCATGTCGGCAAGCATGGCAACTGTGCGGTGCCTGTTGCGTACCCGATTCGGACTGGAGGAGGTTCAGCCCGGGCAACGCGAGATCTTCCGTCACCTGCTCCCGGGACGCGATGTGCTGGGCGTGCTGCCCACCAAGCGCCGGCAAATCGCTGACCTTCACGCTGGGCGTCGTACTGTTGCTGCCGTTCTACCTCTGGGAGCAGCTGCGGGTCCAGCCGATGCCGCTCACTCACACTACGCTGCTGGTGGTGGGCTACGTAGCCATCTTTCCCTCGATCTAGCCTACCTGTGCTACAACCGCGGCGTCGATCTACTGGGCGCCAACCGCGCCGGGCTGTTTCTGCATCTCATGCCGCTGTTCGGCAGCCTGCTGGCAGCGCTGTTCCTGGGCGAACGCGTCCGCTGGTTGCACAGTCTGGGCGCGCTGCTGATCCTGAGTGGCATCGCGCTTGCTACGCGATCACGCCAGGAGGCGGCCCCACCACGCGCGGCTGATGCCTGAACAGAGGAGGTGCTATGGCGCTGCCGGTGATCGAGTGCTTTTCCGATCTGCACTGTCCCTGGGCCTATCTGGCCAGCTTTCGCCTGCGGCAGCTCTGGCCGGCATACCGGGGCCGGCTGACGATCCGCTGGCGTGCCCTGTCGCTGGAGTACATCAACCAGCGCGGCACGCCCAAACCGATCCTGGATCTCGAAATCCCGCTGATACAGCAGATCGAACCGGCCCTGCCGATCCAGCGCTGGTCGCGTCCGGACTGGGAGTGGCCCGCCACCTTCTGGCCGGCCTTTGAAGCGCTGCTCTGCGCCCAGGCACAACATCCCGATGCCGCCTTCGAGCTGCAGTGGCGCCTGCGCGTCGCCTTTTTCGGCGAGCAGCGCTGCGTCGCGCTGCGCCACGAACTGCTGGCGCTGGCGCAGGAGGTGGCGCAGGTGGCGCCGCTGGACGTAGCGCGTTTCAAGGCGGATTGGGACAGCGGACGCTTCAAGGCGCAGGTATTGGCCGACAGCCGCCAGGGCTGGCACACGCTACGCGTGCCGGGCAGCCCCACCTTTGTGCTGCCCTCGGGCGAGCAGGTGCACAACCCGGCTGCCGGCCAGGCCACGATCGATGAAGCCGCGCTGACGCTGCGCGGCTATCAACCCTTCCGGGGCGACGCGCTGGCGGTCTATCGCGAGCTGCTTGATCGCGCCATCCACGTCGCGCCCACCACGCCGGCGATGCACAGCTAGGGCACACGCTGCTGCGCGGCCTGCTGCGCCAAGGCCAGCGCGCCGAGCTGGCCGGAGCGACCGCCCAGGCCGGGCGGCACAATGAAGGTCTCGATCGCCTCGCTCAGCGCAGGCGACCGAATGTAGCCGTTGAGCAGCGCTCGCGTCTCGTGGTGGATCAGCGGAAAGAGCTGCTGTTGCTGCATCACGCCGCCGCCCAGGATGATGCGCTGCGGCGACAGCACGCAGATGATGTTGACCAGCGCCAGCGCGAGGTAGTGGGCTTCCAACGCCCAGGCCGGATGTTCGGACGGTAGCGTCTCGGCGGGCTGCCCCCAGCGCGCTGCCAGCGCCGGCCCGGAGGCCAGACCCTCCCAGCAGTCGCCGTGGTAGGGACAGACGCCCGCAAACGGATCGCGGGCCGCATCGCGCGGCAGGCGCATGTGCCCCATCTCCGGGTGCACCAGTCCATGCACCAGCTGCCCGTTGACCAGCGCGCCGCCGCCGATGCCGGTGCCGACGGTGATGTACACCGCGTTGGTCAATCCCTGCGCCGCACCCCAGCGCGCCTCGCCCAGCACCGCCGCATTGACGTCGGTGTCGAAGGCGACCGGCACCCCCAACGCGGCGCGGATCGCACCCACGATGTCGGTGTTGGCCCAGCCGGGCTTGGGCGTCGCCGTAATCCGCCCATAGGTCGGCGAGCGCGGATCGGGATCGATCGGCCCGAACGAGCCAATGCCGATGGCCGCCAGCCGCCCCTCCTGCTGCTGGTACTCGCGAAAAAAGGCGATCGTCCGCGCCAACGTCTCGGCCGGCGTCGTCGTCGGGAAGCGCGTCGTGGCGCGCACGTCGTCGGGACCGCTGCCGATGGCGCACACGAACTTGGTGCCGCCCGCCTCGATCGCGCCGAAGACGGCGGAAGTTGTGCTCATGGGCTCCTCCGTGTGCAGGGCTTCACCTTCAGGCCGCCATCGCGTCATGCCGGGCCGCCTCTTCGACGCTGGCCTTAAGCAGCCGGCAGGCGCCCTCGGGCACGACGCGGTACGCGCCCGCCTGCGCCGGCACCACCAGCGAATCAAAGCGACTCAGCGCCTCGCTCCAGCCGTCGCCTGCGACGCGACACGCGCCGTCGATCACCGTGAGCGCGTGAAAACTTTCGCCCTGCGTATCGAAAGCGATGCTCTGTTGCTCGGCGCGCGCCAGCTCCAGTGTAAAATAGGGACACTGCACCAGCACGGCATGCTCACCATCCGCCAGCGTGGGCACGTGCTGCGGCGCGTCACCGGCCTGCGGATCGATCACCGCCAGCGACTGCTCGATATGCAGCTCGCGGCCCGCCGTCTGTGGGCGGTTCCAGTCGAAGACGCGGTAGGTGATGTCCGAGGTCTGCTGCACCTCGTAGAGCAGCAGGCCGGGTCCCAGGGCATGCAGCGTGCCGGCGCGGGTGAAGAGCGTATCGCCGGGACGCACCACGCGGCGCTGCACCAGGTCGAGCAGCGTGCCGCCGCGGATCGCCGCGGCAAGCTGTTCACGCGTCACACCCGGCTTGAGGCCATAGATCACCTGCGCGTCGGGCTCGGCGTCCAGAATATGCCAGGCCTCGGTCTTGCCGAAGTGGCCCGGCCCCTCCAGCCGCGCGGCCTGTTCGTCGTTCGGATGCACCTGGATCGACAGCCAATCGGCGGTATCCAGCAGTTTGATCAACAGCGGGAAGCGCGCGCCGGTCTGTGCCACAACCCGCCCCCCCAGCAGCGCAGCGCCATGCTGCGCGGCCAGTTCGGCCAGCGTACGGCCCGCCGCCGGACCATTGACCACGCGGTTCTGCTCATACACGATCCAGGCCTCGCCGATGGGCGGATCATGCGGCAGGAGGCGCTGCCCGCCCCAAACGCGCTCGCGGTAGTCGGGCGCGAGGCGCAGCGCGGCAAGGTGTGTCATCGGTTGGGCTCCTTTCGCCAGATTGTTCGCGATCGGGCACTAGTGTGCCACCGATCGGCCTGATCCCGCAAGCGCGGACATGACAGGCGCGCCGGCACGCGGTAAGATACCGGCGACGATCGGCGACAGGAAGGACATCGATGGCAGAGCTACAGCGACTAGGCATTCTCGGCGGCGGCCAACTGGCGCGCATGACGCTCCAGGCTGCAATTGGCCTGGGCATCGATACGGTGATCGTCAGCGAAGCGCCCGACAGTCCCGCCGGCCGCGTGGCACGGCGCGAGATCGTGGGCGACATCGGCACAGCGCCGGTGCAGGCCGCCCTGATCGACTGTGCCGACGTGATCACCCTGGAGAACGAGTTCATCGACGCGGCGATCCTCGAGCGCCTGGCAGAGCGCGGCGCGACGGTGCTCCCCGGCGGCGCAACCCTGCGTCTGGTGCAGGACAAGCTGATCCAGAAGCAGACGCTTGCCGCGCAGGGCCTGCCCGTCCCGGCCTTTCGCGCGGTTGAGACCCCCGACGATCTGCGGCGCGCCGCCGCCGAGTGGGGCTGGCCGCTGGTGCTCAAAGCGCGGCGCAACGGCTACGACGGCTACGGCAACGCTACGCTGCGCTCCGCTGACGATATCCAGGCCGCACTGACGCGCCTGGGCTGGCCGCAGCGCGCGCTGTTTGTTGAGCAGGGCATCGCATTTGCACGCGAGCTGGCGGTGCTGGTAGCGCGGCGCAGCGACGGCGCGACGGTGGTCTATCCTGTTGTCGAGACCACGCAGCGCAACCATATCTGCCACGTGGTGCGCGCGCCGGCGCCGATTCCAGCCGCGCTGGCCGAACGCGCTGTGGCGCTTGCGCACGCGGCGGTTGCAGCCGTGGGCGGCGTGGGCATCACCGCTGTCGAGCTGTTCCAGGTGGGCGAGGAGACGATCTTGATCAACGAACTCGCACCGCGGCCACACAACTCCGGCCACTTTTCGATCGAAGCCTGCGTGACCTCGCAGTTCGAGAACCATGTGCGCGCCGTGCTGGGCCTACCGCTGGGCGCAACCGACCTGCGCGCGCCCGCGGCGGTGATGGTCAACCTGCTGGGCGAGCGCGACGGCACAACCAGCCCCTATGGGCTCGATCAAGCTCTGGCACTGCCGGACACCCACCTGCACCTCTACGGCAAGCGCGAGGTGCGCCGTGGGCGCAAAATGGGCCATGTCACCGCGCTGGCAGACGATCTGGCCACTGCCGAGCAACGCGCCCGCGCCGCTGCCAGCGCTATCCGCCTGTGAGCGCGGGCCACACCCCACAACGGCGAGCATCAAACATAGAGCGGCCTCCTCAAGGGAGGCCGCTGATCATCTCGGCGTTCGCTATGCTTCAGGAGGCGCCACGCTCCTGGACCTGGCCCTGTGGCTGACCCACCGCCTGCGCCTGACCGGCGCTCTGCGTCTGGCCGCCGAGTTGACGTTGGGAGGCGCCGGCGCCCTGCACCGCAATGCGGCGGGCGCGCGCCTGCTCGGTCTTGGGCAGCTCCAGGCGCAGAATGCCGTTTTCCAGCGTCGCCTGCGCCTGATCAGCATTGACCGGGGTTGGCAGCGTGATCATGCGGCTGAAGCGACCGTAGCGGCGCTCAACGCGGTGGTAGTTGGCGCCCTCGCCGCCGGTGCGCTGTTCCTGACGCATTTCGCCAGTGATCGTCAGCACGTTGTCCTGAATGGAAACGTTGATATCCTCAGGCTTCACTCCCGGCAGCGCCGCTTCGATAATGAGGCGATCATCGGTTTCGCAGACATCCAGCGGCACGCCAACATCGCTGCTGAAGCCGGCAGGGCTGACGAACGCCTCCTCCATCAGCCGGTTGACGGCATCGCGCAGGCTCATCATCTCGCGGAACGGATCGTAGCGCATCAGGTTGGTCATACGGTCCTCCTTTCCTCGGGCTTGATGTTGGCCGACGCTACGATACCGCAGCATCAGCTGTGCCATGATTGCCCGCTCCAGCGCGCCGAAGTGGTATGCTATACTCCCCGTCAGCAGAGGCGGGCACGCGTGAGGCATGGCAACGATCATCGATCTGCTGCGGCATCTGGGGCGCGGCGCCGCGCCCGACGGCGGCCAGGCACTGGCCGGTCCGCTGGTGCTGCCGGCCACCAACGAAGCGCCCCTGCCGCTGCCGCTGACCGCCACGCTCACCAGCGCCTGGGCGCGCCTAGCTGGACGTCCGACGCATGCCTACCACGCGCTGGCGCTTTCAGCCGCGCAAGCCGGCGAGTCGCTGGCCCTGATGGGCCATGGCCCGGCGGCGCAGATCGATCTGCTGCTCCCGCTCTTCCAGCAGCGCCTGAGTCGCCCCGATGGCACGACGCTGTGCATCATGCCCGAGGATGCGCCCACGCGCGCTGCCATCGCGGCGTTGGCAACGGCGCTGGGGCTGTCGCTCAGCGACGCGAGCAGCGTCCGGCGTCCGCAGCCGTCCGCGCTGGTGCTGGCCACGCCGCAGCAACTCCAGCAACGCCTGCTGCCGGCTGCCGAACGCGCCTGGCGCTGGCTCTGGCCCCGCCTCGATCAGCTCGCTCTACCGCTGCTGCACGCCACTACCGGCATTGCCGCGGGCCATCTGCACTGGCTGCTGCGCCGCGTCGAGCGCCTGGCACAGCGCGCGCCGTTGCCGATCCTTGCTGCGCTGGCGCCCGTGGCCGACGCCGAGCAAAGACTGCAACGCCTGCTTGAGCGTCCCTGCCGCGTGATCGCGGCGCCCTATGGCGCGCCGCATCCCACGCTGGTCGCACTGTGGCGCTGCAGTCCCGACCGCGCTGCGGCAGCGCGCCAGCTCTATCAGGCGCTCCGTGAGCGGCAGTTGGCGGTGACGCTGCTGGGCCGCGACGCTGCCGAGAGCGAGCGCTTGCTGCCCCATAGCGCCGAGGATGGCGTGGCGTCCGACCCCAGCCAGGCGCGCATCGCCATTGTCATGGGCGTGCCGCGCACGCCGGTGGAGCGCCAGGCGCTGTTGCGGCGTGGATATCGGCTGCTGATCCTGCTGGCCGGCGACGAGCCGCATGAGCGGCTGTTCGCCGAGCATCCCGATCGTCTGGCGGAAGGGCTGCCGCAGTGGCCG includes:
- a CDS encoding type I phosphomannose isomerase catalytic subunit; translation: MTHLAALRLAPDYRERVWGGQRLLPHDPPIGEAWIVYEQNRVVNGPAAGRTLAELAAQHGAALLGGRVVAQTGARFPLLIKLLDTADWLSIQVHPNDEQAARLEGPGHFGKTEAWHILDAEPDAQVIYGLKPGVTREQLAAAIRGGTLLDLVQRRVVRPGDTLFTRAGTLHALGPGLLLYEVQQTSDITYRVFDWNRPQTAGRELHIEQSLAVIDPQAGDAPQHVPTLADGEHAVLVQCPYFTLELARAEQQSIAFDTQGESFHALTVIDGACRVAGDGWSEALSRFDSLVVPAQAGAYRVVPEGACRLLKASVEEAARHDAMAA
- a CDS encoding ROK family protein, giving the protein MSTTSAVFGAIEAGGTKFVCAIGSGPDDVRATTRFPTTTPAETLARTIAFFREYQQQEGRLAAIGIGSFGPIDPDPRSPTYGRITATPKPGWANTDIVGAIRAALGVPVAFDTDVNAAVLGEARWGAAQGLTNAVYITVGTGIGGGALVNGQLVHGLVHPEMGHMRLPRDAARDPFAGVCPYHGDCWEGLASGPALAARWGQPAETLPSEHPAWALEAHYLALALVNIICVLSPQRIILGGGVMQQQQLFPLIHHETRALLNGYIRSPALSEAIETFIVPPGLGGRSGQLGALALAQQAAQQRVP
- a CDS encoding DsbA family oxidoreductase, encoding MALPVIECFSDLHCPWAYLASFRLRQLWPAYRGRLTIRWRALSLEYINQRGTPKPILDLEIPLIQQIEPALPIQRWSRPDWEWPATFWPAFEALLCAQAQHPDAAFELQWRLRVAFFGEQRCVALRHELLALAQEVAQVAPLDVARFKADWDSGRFKAQVLADSRQGWHTLRVPGSPTFVLPSGEQVHNPAAGQATIDEAALTLRGYQPFRGDALAVYRELLDRAIHVAPTTPAMHS
- a CDS encoding Hsp20/alpha crystallin family protein; amino-acid sequence: MTNLMRYDPFREMMSLRDAVNRLMEEAFVSPAGFSSDVGVPLDVCETDDRLIIEAALPGVKPEDINVSIQDNVLTITGEMRQEQRTGGEGANYHRVERRYGRFSRMITLPTPVNADQAQATLENGILRLELPKTEQARARRIAVQGAGASQRQLGGQTQSAGQAQAVGQPQGQVQERGAS
- a CDS encoding DMT family transporter, with the translated sequence MRTRFGLEEVQPGQREIFRHLLPGRDVLGVLPTKRRQIADLHAGRRTVAAVLPLGAAAGPADAAHSHYAAGGGLRSHLSLDLAYLCYNRGVDLLGANRAGLFLHLMPLFGSLLAALFLGERVRWLHSLGALLILSGIALATRSRQEAAPPRAADA
- a CDS encoding 5-(carboxyamino)imidazole ribonucleotide synthase gives rise to the protein MAELQRLGILGGGQLARMTLQAAIGLGIDTVIVSEAPDSPAGRVARREIVGDIGTAPVQAALIDCADVITLENEFIDAAILERLAERGATVLPGGATLRLVQDKLIQKQTLAAQGLPVPAFRAVETPDDLRRAAAEWGWPLVLKARRNGYDGYGNATLRSADDIQAALTRLGWPQRALFVEQGIAFARELAVLVARRSDGATVVYPVVETTQRNHICHVVRAPAPIPAALAERAVALAHAAVAAVGGVGITAVELFQVGEETILINELAPRPHNSGHFSIEACVTSQFENHVRAVLGLPLGATDLRAPAAVMVNLLGERDGTTSPYGLDQALALPDTHLHLYGKREVRRGRKMGHVTALADDLATAEQRARAAASAIRL